The genomic interval ATGATGCCAGCACAAGCAGCAACTTACAGGACAAGTACAGGTGCTTGAGGCCCACACCATGCCCACATCACGGCTCTGGCTCTGCCGCACTTCGATTGTGACACAGATAGCCGCAAAGTTTTGGCCTTTAGCCAGGAACATGACGAAGTTCGCTGCAAATAAGCTGAAGTCAACTGTTTGCGGCCTTTGTGCAGTTTTGGCTTTGTGCTGGCTAGACTTggatttattgttgttgccctaACTCATTTTACAGctacacacacaggcacgcacacacaagccaACAACATGTGCGAGCCAACAATACAAAcgaaaacaagaacaacaacaacaactgtgaCAACTTAAGCTGGCAAGAGACACGGTCAAGGATGTGCGGCCTTTTTGGCATTTCAATTTGGCAACGCGCACCACTTAGAtgcaataaacataaaaaatatgcaGCTAGTCCGACTCGAGGGTGGTTGTGGTCTAGGGTCAAGGGATTGCGACTGGAGGAAGCAGCGGGGACTTGGACCTGTCAATTGGTGCTGCAATTGATGGCGCTGACCGCACATTGTATAGAGTTTTGCTTATTTATGGCCACATTAAAACATGGCCAACCGCCCGCCGCAAGACCTGTTATGGTCGGAATCTCTTTGACCAAAATTAACGTTTGCTCCACTAAAACCAACCGTAGTCAAAGTTCGTGCGCCGGGCGGGTCAAGGAGCCTCAGATTGTTCAATTTGGTCAAGGCGTCGATTGCTGATGTTGCGGTAATTGCCGTTGTTTGGTTTGGCAAGGCAAGCCAAAAAATGCTCATAAACGGTAGGGCATAATGTGCAGGTCGCATAAATTACAGCCCGCATAAGCGCCCCACCCCAGCTTGGCCAGCACCCCCCAGCCGGCCATTATGATGTTTTATGAGCAGCTACCCCGCCCACCTGCCGCTAGACGCCCTATGTGCTCTTCAACGCGTTTGGGGCGTTACGCATAAATCTGAAGCTTTTAACCCACTTTGACCCACTCTCCTGGCCATTCCTCCGTTCGCAGGTCAGCGTAGAAGAGTGGTGCAACATGTGGGACGCATACGCCAAGGATCCCAGCAGCGTAATGGACTGGCAGAATACGTACATGAACTTTATGTTCGATTTGGAGGATGCTTCGCATGATGGCGGCATCGATGTGACGGAGTTCACTCTGGTCTGCTCCAGCTACGGTCTGGACAAGAAGGAGTGCGAGGAGGCGTTCAGCAAGATGGCCCAGGGTCAAAGCGATGTGACTCGCGAGCAGTTCGCCGCCTTGTGGAAGGAGTATTTTGCTGCCGAGGATGCGAACGCGCCcggcaactttatttttggcaagACCTCCTTCTAACTGCTGTACGAAAATTCCTGATCGATTTTGTCTTTGCCATTGATATATTCAAcaagaaaatattgaaattacaTTCTAAATTAAAGCTAAATCAACAGATGGCTTCAAATTCTATTTCAATATTGACAATTTGTAGCCCAGTTAACAGTTGGCAGTCCTTAAAACTCTGACgttgttaattaaatgttgttgtcAACTGTAACTCAACTTTTGCTCAATTCAATGTTCTAATTTACTAGCCTAATAAGTTAAATGGAAAACATCTagctattatttatattttgtattctaCTTATATAGTATACGAGTATATAACTAATTGTTGTGTGTGCAAACTCAATATGAAAATGATATCTAAAAGCTCAATTAGAACAGGATTCGTGTAATCTGGTGAATACTGTTGATGCGTAAATTAAACCAATTAAACTGTCaaattgttttgtgtgtgtagtcGTAGTTTATCGTCCCAATATCTGgcgtttaaatttaaatgtaaatgtaaagtGTTTCAACTAATACAAACAATAAATGCTAAACATCTAAGCAGTTGCACGCTCAATTTATGGGGCAAAAACCATTACTTGTTGCTGTTCCAGTGGGCGACGCCTTCCTTTTAAGTCCTTACGGCTACCGCAGGTTATGGACCCCGATAAGATCAGCAATTGGCTggcaatttatgaaaattataattttgttcgcTGCCACAAATAACCTTCGGTTGAGCTGTATTGCCGAGCTTGGGTGCACTTCGCAGCGATTTACTGTTCCAATGGGGCGGCTACGTAATTTATGCAATTGCGTGCGTATAGAACTTGCTGTGGTTTTCTGTTTCTAGTGCAGCGCACTCGGCGTCGAAAGCTTTTTGGTTGGACGCTTGCAGCTTCAATTTAAGGTTGCTTGCGTTTTTAAAGATAGCGCCAAAAGCTCGCAAGCAAAAGCTCTGGAAGCAGTGTTTTATAGCACTGAGCTTTCGGTTCTGCTTTTATCCAGCCTTGCCACATGGCAAGTATAAGCTTTTGCCCTAGGTGGCAGCCCTGTGGATGGTAGTGAAGGTTACGCTGCAAATTGCCTATCTCTCTCCGCGCATCGGCATATCCTCGCGCGCTTCGCCAAtgattcaaaataattttatctCTTGAACAATCTTTTCCTTATCAGCCAAATTGAGAAACTTTCAACTAGCTTTCGGCAGACCTTGCATTTCTTTTGTGCTCATTTCTATTATATTCGGACCTTCGGTGAAGTAGGTCCTTATAGTGCGAAGAAAATCGGTTCCTTGTAAATCTGAACTAGCTGCTAacttataaaaatgtatttacttgTTGCTTTTCAGCTGAAACGCGCAAGGGTATGCAACAGTTTCGTTGAATGCAGTTAAATTTAGCTTTTCATTTTCCTGCCTGGAAGTATGCAGTGAAATTTGACATTTgggaatattttatttaagcatgtataaaaatgtttttaatatgaatttcttaaCATTTATCGCTTCAGTTTCGTTCAACTGACTATTTTCTTATGACAGCCGTATCTGATTGATTATGAAGTAAgaaaacttttatattttttattaactttgtatgtatatttaaatatattaatttttttccattactatttatttaatgtttcGCTGCttagaataatagaaaaagtagTAGAAATAGCATTAATATAGTGTAGTAgaagtagtagtagtagtagtagtagatacgttacatttaaatatttatgtgtatttatgtatatacgtatGCATGTAGGTATGCAGGTAAGTTAAgactataaataaatgtaatatttGTGAAATGCTGGAGTAGCTAGACTCAGTGCAtgagcaactgttgctgttcaCAAGGATTTTGGCACATATGTGTTTACATttgtatctatgtgtgtgtgtgtttagagTGATGGTATGTGTGTTCTATGGTAGGTATTGCATAGATTTGTTCGATTTCtatattaacaataacaaattacTAAAATTAAGACCAAAGCGCTAAGATTCGTCTGGATATTGCAGAGCCAACACATCCACGACCGTTGCTGCTGGAGCTGGGGCTGCGGCTGGGCGAACGCGTTCGCAGCTGAGGatattagttttttgttttcgtatgCTGCAGCGCGTTCAGCTCGTCCTTGAGCCACGTCTGCCAGTTCTCCTGCGAGGGGCGAAACAGAGTTTGTATACCAAAAAATGGCCAATGTTGTTACCAAAAACAAAGCGATTTGTATTTTCAGCTCTAAATTCCAACACCAAGCGAAGCCAAGCCAGAGCGTGTAATACGTACGATATGTAGCTACGAGTGTACAAATGTAGGTGTGCTTGTGGGAAAGGGGATGTGAGGTGGGGGGTTTTGTGTACGTATGCTAACAGAATCTACTATAGTTAGCCGTTGGGTGTGGCAGCCACTTTGCATCGGTTAGCGCTAATTGCATGTGTCAACAGAGAGCGAAACGGAGCCAAGTTTGCTACGGAAATCGGAAATGCTTAACTAGTAGCTTGTGcgtgtctttgtgtgtgtgtctgtctgtgtgtgtgtgtgtgtgtcggtgcTTATGAACGCGTGGTGTATTTATGCACGCGCGCGCGTtaaagtatgtgtgtgtgtctctgtgtatgtgtgtgtgtgtgttgggaaCCTATTTGCTTTGGTTGCGCTTCAGTGTCTGAGCTTGTGTTTGCCCTTTGACGTTTTGGGCTTGGCTGTATCCGTTTTAGTCATTGTTATGCAAATGTTCATGATATTCATCATATTCGTTTTCATTATCCTCCTGCTGCTCGTCCTCCTCGTCATCCTCCTGCTCATAATCGCTAGCATTGCTCTCCGGCTGTGTTACATCCGGCAAATAATCCTTGTGCATGGGCGTTGAAATGATGGGCTCCTGTGTAGTTGTGTTTGCATATGTTCGTCCGTCGGTGCGgccacgtgtgtgtgtgtgtggttgtatgcgtgtgtgtgtgtttggatATTAGtgtgcaaaagcaaaagttagTTAACCAAGTtagtcaacagcaacaacaacaacaacaacaagaagaggaGATACATAGTAATAGTTGATAGCGGCGCATGCAAAGTTCCACGTTTTAGTTTAGCCAATTAGAaagtgaaatatattttagctTGTTGAAACGCATGCTAACCTTTGGAGGCCGCCAGCCGCAGCCCGGCAGCGGCAGCCCGTCAACGCCCAGCGGACAGGGCGCGTCCAGTCCGGGCACGCCCTGTTCGCCCTTGTCGCCGCGATCTCCTTTGCGTCCCCGTTTACCTGGCGGACCAGCATCGCCGCGTGAGCCCTGCTCGCCGCGCGGACCCTCCTGGCCGGGAATGCCGTCGGTGCCCTTAAAAGGCGCACGGCGTCGTGTGTGTCATtgtacgtgtgtgcgtgtaagtatgtgagtgtgtgggtcAAAAAGGTTGATACGTGTGTAGGAGGTTTTGCATAGATTGAAAACAGTGTACGACGCCAACAAAGAAAGAGAATTGCATGcagacaagaaaaaaaaacaataaaaaaagaagaaacacaaattattcaaattagcAACCAGATAAGGTAGATAaacacatatgtgtgtgtgtgtgtccgtgtgtgagtgtgtgcgtgtataattacatatatactaCATACAATCAGATAGAtctgcgtgtgagtgtgtatctGTGCTTACCGGCAGACCCGGATCGCCGCGCTCGCCCTTGTGTCCCGTTTCGCCCTGTGCACCCTGTGTGGAAACAAAGATTTCAGTTAGACAAAGGCGAAAAATCGAAGCGGACATTTTTCTGAAGCTGGTTAATGTACCTTCATGCCATCCAAACCAGGCGGACCCTGTAGCAATTGAGAATGAGAGAGGAAAAGCGTCAGCAAATGCTtgaggaaaaaagaaaactgtcGCCCGAGCGGCTCAAACGAACGGCCTCCACCCACTTTTATTGGGATaagcttttgttttcttttttgtggtTAATTAAAGTTGAATATACAAATTAGTAAGCTCTCCTTcggtttgtgttttttttttttttttttttttttagtaaaaaaCCATCACTTTATTGaaaatgcataattaatatttaaatgatatattgtTTCATTAGCCGCTTTacaatttgttgctgcctgtCAAGAAATGCCTTTCGGAATAGcgtaattttcataatttttatattgtgGCAATTGGCAGAATTCATACGCACATTtggcatgcatgcatacatgcatgcatacatgcatacatacatgtatggaTGTATAgacataaatacacacaaatacatatagatacatatttgttatttaattggAAACACTTGGTTTAGTACGCAATTAACAAATGTACACTTACAACTACCATTAGCAGCTTATGAAGTTAATGaccaaattgaattgaaatttatgtataaatatataatttaaatttaatgctaATATTTAGTTAAATGTAATGCACATTGCCGATAGAACATATCTCCAGCGACCGCACAATTCATTATTCTAATCTATGGATCTCGGTTACAGCTTGAGTTAGTTAGTTAGACAAAAGTTCAAGGGTTTAAGTTAAGTAGagtaaaatgtgaaaattgaagACAGGCGCAGTTAGCACTGTGGATAAGTTAGCTGTTCAATAGATgactcaatatatatatatgtaaaatatcgTATCTTATTGTTAGTTGACATTTTATGTACACCATGAGGTTGGCTAATCTAGtggttaaaataaaaattgacaTGCGAAAttgtttggattttttttgtttttgtttttcgggAAACTTTTTCAGCTTTGGGAGCGAcacatttaattgaaaacaaattgacatacatatgcattgtAATTTGCCAACACGTATTTGCATTAAGTCCTTTGAGGCtttagttttatttgaaattttatgcaaatgcagaGCAAGTGTTATCGTAGTTGAACATATAATAGATTTCGTTTGCATTTagcatttgttatttatatttttttatttttccacttgactgtgtttttatttttcatttcgttttaaTTCGATATAGCATGCTCGTATTAGTAGtcataaattgtaaattgatttttttttgtatgtgcattctGTGCACTCGCTCAGATCGAAAGGtagatttgcatttatttatttgagatGTTCGATGAAACCAATAGGATACATAATagaattatgtatttattgttaataatatCCTCAATTAAGAAGAGAGCTTATTTGAATGCATTGTTGGTAAACATGTTTAATTGGGGTGTACGTGTTTGTGGGCTAATTATGGGAGATTGGGGTTCATTCTGAGGGCGCTTTGTAGTTCACCGGCCAGCCGATGCTATTGCAAACGTTTTGTTGTGTTCTCATATTCTCATATTTAATGGGTTCCCACACTTCAAATATGTTGTGTATACTAGTAGGTATATTTAAACTTTAGCCTAACTAATTTATGCTTTCAACGCGTTTCGTATTGAAGTTACATATAACACTGAAAAATATGCACAATTGGAAGATAGCTCTTTGTTGTTATCGCATGatattacaattacaatttacGATTATTTTCAAACTTGTTATCATTGTGTATTTCTATGcatttaatatgtatattaaacaGTTTCTTTGTTGTAGACATATAACACATTCAAACACGATAATATATACGCAAACATTGAGACAAATTTcaaagacatatatatatatatatattttttttttctttacattTTTCACTTAGgttatttaaaattgagaaTGTTTTGATACTATGTATTTGCTGTTTACCATTTGTCAAGCACTGAAGCTTTGGCATTCCTATAAATTGAATATACGACAAAGCCTCTGGACGGCACCTAAGATAATGCAACAATGCGGCaacagcagtggcagcagcagtggcagcaacagctacaggcAGCACTTAAAAGATTTTGACTTTGCGGCTGGCAATGAAATTTATGGGTCAATCAAGAAAGTAGCTAGCAAATTGAGTTACGCTGTTGCATCTGCAAGAAAGCCTTAGCCAAAATGCAGGCACAATATTATTTAGCTGCAACTTTCAAGTGCCACGGTGCGTATGATTtatgcaacagctgctgctgcattggcTTTTGCTTGAATGTACTCTCGGATAGGTGTACAGCGCAgtttcaaatgaaatgcaattacACTATTTGCATTGCATGTTCGTTGGCATGTTTGAGaacttgtttgtttgcttatttgtatatttgccCCCTTctcatgtatgtatatatatatatatatgtatatacatatacttatatactcAATTTATTTGGTTGATTCAATAGATAGTTGTAAATATGTTCGATCGCGTGTTTCTATAGAAataattatgtttgttttttttgtttgcatttgcttgcctGTGTACATAAATACTCATTTGGCTCTGCTAAACACATTATGCCCGCAGCTCTGTTATGTTTCATTtgatatgaatgcattttcatacacatatttgtattattttgtatattgtttttcGTATTTTGTATTCTGTGCCTTGCGTCCTGCAACTTGCATGCAATTTCGATATTctcaattatatattaatataggGTATTTTTTAAGTGGCATGCGGCTGATATCGTATCGTATTGGGTTTCgcatgtatttatgtacatgGGCGCTTGTATGTACAAtttgatatacatacatttacacagatatatataaatatatataaatatatatatatatatttatatatgactATATAGATAGACAATAA from Drosophila virilis strain 15010-1051.87 chromosome 2, Dvir_AGI_RSII-ME, whole genome shotgun sequence carries:
- the Scp2 gene encoding calexcitin-2, with protein sequence MSISDFRKKKLLFLFNVFFDVNQSGEIDVKDFELAIERVCKLRGWAKDTPKNKETYDVMMEIWTGLRSKADKDNDGQVSVEEWCNMWDAYAKDPSSVMDWQNTYMNFMFDLEDASHDGGIDVTEFTLVCSSYGLDKKECEEAFSKMAQGQSDVTREQFAALWKEYFAAEDANAPGNFIFGKTSF